From a region of the Cucumis sativus cultivar 9930 chromosome 6, Cucumber_9930_V3, whole genome shotgun sequence genome:
- the LOC101221819 gene encoding oligopeptide transporter 7 isoform X1, whose amino-acid sequence MADDHEILDPLIQEKQITQWRASGSTSVSSSSEDPYPVENSPVEQVALTVPVTDDTSLPTFTFRTWILGIIACMLLSFLNQFFYYRKEPLPVTSISAQIAVVPIGHFLASALTNKVFFEGKKWKFTLNPGPFNQKEHVLITIFANSGASTVYAIHVVSAIKIFYKKELTFFLALLVVLTTQVLGFGWAGIFRRYLVEPAAMWWPQNLVQVSLFRALHEKEERPKGKLSRNQFFVVAFTCSFGYYIFPGYLFPMLTSMSWLCWVFPTSIIAQQLGSGLRGLGIGAFGFDWSTISAYLGSPLASPWFATVNVAAGFAIVTYLGTPLAYWLDLFNAKTFPIFSDGLFTSAGQNYNISAIIDPNFRLDVDAYNREGPLRFSTFLALYYGVNFACLAATIVHVLLFHGRDIWRLSRSALQEKLMDVHTKLMRKYDQVPESWFMCILVVNISVTIFICEYYNNQLQLPWWGVLIACGLAMFFTLPVGVITALTNQAPSLNVITEFIIGYLYPGYPVANMCFKVYGYISMKQAITFLQDFKLGHYMKIPPREMFIAQVVGTVVSAVTHLGTAWWLMATIPNICDRAKLPAGSPWTCPGDHVFYDASVIWGLVGPRRIFGDQGQYGSLNWFFLAGAVSPLLVWLAHKAFPDKNWIKLITMPVLLGAVVNMPPATAVNYTSWIVIGFASGFVAYRHYRGWWSRHNYLLSGALDAGLAFMGVLLYLCLGMQHISLQWWGGDSDACPLASCPTAPGVIVKDCPVHY is encoded by the exons ATGGCCGACGACCATGAAATTTTGGATCCTCTAA TACAGGAAAAACAGATCACTCAATGGCGTGCGTCGGGGTCAACCTCTGTTTCTTCATCGTCGGAGGATCCATATCCCGTCGAAAATTCTCCTGTGGAGCAAGTTGCCCTTACAGTTCCGGTCACCGACGATACGTCACTTCCCACGTTCACTTTCAGGACGTGGATTTTGGGGATAATCGCGTGTATGCTTCTGTCCTTCCTCAATCAATTCTTCTACTATCGGAAAGAGCCTCTTCCAGTTACCTCAATTTCCGCCCAAATAGCGGTGGTTCCCATTGGCCATTTCTTGGCTTCCGCCCTAACTAACAAAGTATTCTTCGAAGGGAAGAAATGGAAGTTCACTCTCAATCCAGGACCATTCAATCAGAAAGAACATGTCCTCATCACCATCTTTGCAAACTCCGGCGCCTCTACTGTCTATGCAATTCATGTCGTCAGTGCAATCAAGATCTTCTACAAGAAGGAACTCACCTTCTTTCTAGCGTTGCTCGTCGTGCTGACCACTCAAGTGCTTGGTTTTGGCTGGGCTGGTATTTTCCGGCGATATTTGGTTGAGCCGGCCGCCATGTGGTGGCCACAAAATCTGGTTCAAGTATCCCTCTTCAG GGCATTGCacgaaaaagaagagagaccAAAAGGGAAATTAAGCAGAAACCAATTCTTTGTCGTTGCCTTCACTTGCAGCTTTGGTTATTACATTTTCCCTGGCTATCTCTTTCCCATGTTGACATCAATGTCCTGGCTCTGTTGGGTGTTCCCCACATCCATAATCGCCCAACAGCTTGGCTCAGGGCTGCGTGGCTTAGGCATCGGTGCCTTTGGTTTCGATTGGTCCACCATATCAGCTTATCTTGGGAGCCCTCTTGCCAGTCCATGGTTTGCCACTGTTAACGTTGCTGCTGGTTTTGCCATTGTCACTTACCTTGGGACCCCGTTAGCATATTGGCTTGATCTCTTTAATGCTAAGACATTCCCCATTTTTTCTGATGGATTATTTACCTCCGCTGGCCAAAACTACAATATCTCTGCTATAATTGACCCCAACTTCCGTCTTGATGTGGATGCTTATAACCGCGAAGGTCCACTCCGCTTTAGTACCTTCCTTGCTCTCTACTATGGTGTCAACTTTGCCTGTCTTGCTGCCACTATTGTTCACGTCTTACTCTTCCATGGGAG AGACATATGGAGATTAAGCAGGTCAGCTTTGCAAGAGAAGCTGATGGATGTACATACAAAGTTGATGAGAAAGTATGATCAAGTTCCTGAATCGTGGTTCATGTGCATTCTTGTAGTTAACATTTCAGTCACAATTTTCATATGCGAGTACTATAACAACCAGCTCCAATTGCCATGGTGGGGCGTTCTGATTGCTTGTGGTCTTGCGATGTTTTTCACTCTCCCGGTTGGAGTTATCACTGCTTTGACAAATCAG GCACCGTCATTAAACGTAATCACTGAATTCATTATCGGTTACTTGTATCCTGGCTACCCTGTTGCTAATATGTGCTTTAAAGTTTATGGATACATAAGTATGAAGCAGGCAATCACATTTTTGCAAGATTTCAAACTCGGGCATTACATGAAAATTCCTCCGAGAGAAATGTTCATTGCACAG GTCGTTGGAACAGTGGTATCGGCAGTGACGCACTTGGGAACAGCCTGGTGGCTTATGGCAACAATCCCCAACATATGCGACCGAGCCAAGCTTCCAGCAGGCAGTCCATGGACATGTCCCGGTGACCATGTATTCTACGACGCCTCAGTCATTTGGGGCCTTGTTGGTCCTCGTCGAATCTTCGGGGATCAAGGCCAATATGGATCATTAAACTGGTTTTTCTTAGCTGGAGCAGTGTCTCCTCTCTTGGTTTGGCTAGCACACAAGGCCTTCCCAGACAAGAATTGGATCAAGCTGATCACCATGCCGGTGCTCCTCGGTGCAGTGGTGAATATGCCACCAGCCACTGCAGTAAACTACACGAGCTGGATTGTAATAGGATTTGCTTCAGGCTTTGTTGCTTACCGGCATTACCGTGGGTGGTGGAGCCGCCATAACTATTTGCTATCAGGAGCTCTGGATGCTGGATTGGCATTCATGGGTGTGCTTCTGTACCTTTGTTTGGGAATGCAACATATATCTCTTCAATGGTGGGGTGGAGATTCAGATGCTTGTCCGTTGGCTTCCTGCCCTACGGCACCAGGAGTCATTGTTAAAGATTGTCCTGTCCATTATTAG
- the LOC101222533 gene encoding thaumatin-like protein 1, producing MASIHFFFLSFSLFFHSLSHSATITLQNNCTHTIWPAILSGAGTAPLSTTGFSLLPSASSLLSVPTSWSGRIWARTYCSTDPSSGRFSCATADCGSGSVECGGACAAPPATLAEFTLNGGGGFDFYDVSLVDGFNIAMQIVAVGGKSGNCTTTGCIEDLNGECPGELRVVMSGGNRSVACKSGCVAFGKAEYCCSGVYANPNTCKPSNYSKYFKNNCPLAYSYAFDDGTSTFTCVSANYVITFCPSSFPSLKESSEPQPQAANISGCRRRIATSSLAIFTAVWAAVASFSSLPKLSLNI from the exons ATGGCTTccattcatttcttcttcttatcattctctctcttcttccactctctctctcattctGCAACCATCACACTCCAAAACAACTGCACTCACACCATTTGGCCTGCCATTTTATCCGGCGCCGGAACCGCCCCTCTCTCCACCACTGGCTTCTCCCTCCTCCCCTCTGCCTCCTCCCTCCTCTCCGTCCCCACCTCTTGGTCCGGCCGCATTTGGGCTCGAACCTACTGCTCCACCGATCCCTCCTCCGGCCGCTTCTCCTGCGCGACCGCCGACTGCGGCTCCGGCTCCGTAGAATGCGGTGGGGCCTGCGCTGCCCCACCCGCCACACTCGCCGAATTCACCCTTAACGGAGGGGGCGGCTTCGATTTCTACGACGTCAGCCTCGTCGACGGGTTCAACATCGCGATGCAGATTGTAGCGGTGGGTGGAAAATCCGGCAACTGTACGACGACGGGTTGCATTGAGGATTTGAACGGAGAATGTCCGGGGGAGCTGCGGGTGGTGATGAGTGGGGGGAACCGGAGCGTGGCGTGTAAAAGCGGGTGTGTGGCGTTTGGGAAAGCGGAATATTGTTGCAGTGGGGTTTATGCAAATCCGAACACATGTAAGCCCAGTAATTACtccaaatatttcaagaacAACTGCCCGTTGGCTTACAGTTACGCTTTTGATGACGGTACCAGCACTTTCACATGCGTCTCAGCTAATTATGTCATTACTTTTTGCCCTTCCTCTTTCCCAAG TTTGAAGGAATCTAGTGAACCACAACCACAAGCGGCTAACATTTCAGGTTGCCGGCGTCGCATTGCTACGTCGTCCTTAGCTATTTTCACCGCGGTGTGGGCGGCCGTggcatctttttcttctctgcCAAAATTATCATTGAATATTTAA
- the LOC101222295 gene encoding thaumatin-like protein 1 gives MGTLCYLRHSSPLFSTLIVFLLLREVSSATFTFVNKCDYTVWPGILASSGSPKLETTGFELKAGNSRSLQASTGWSGRFWGRTNCKFDDSGRGNCNTGDCGSGEIECNGAGATPPATLAEFTLGSGSQDFYDVSLVDGYNLPMIVEGTGGSGTCASTGCITDLNQLCPAELKAEAGGACKSACEAFETPEYCCSGEYNSPATCKPSMYSQMFKSACPKSYSYAYDDATSTFTCNGADYTITFCPSSPSRKSSKDSPSTIPESDTETESEPGSESEPGTIQGAALSSSWLANMAIGGDSSIGTKPSLAFQYASTLIFNLVLCLGLLS, from the exons ATGGGGACGCTCTGCTATTTGAGACATTCTTCTCCCTTATTCTCCACCTTGattgtatttcttcttctcagaG AGGTTTCCAGTGCTACATTCACGTTCGTTAACAAGTGTGATTACACCGTCTGGCCGGGAATTCTCGCCAGTTCCGGCAGCCCGAAACTCGAAACCACCGGTTTCGAGCTCAAAGCGGGCAATTCTCGCTCTTTGCAAGCTTCAACCGGCTGGTCCGGTCGGTTCTGGGGCCGAACCAATTGCAAATTTGACGACTCCGGGCGTGGCAACTGCAACACCGGCGACTGCGGCTCTGGAGAGATAGAGTGCAACGGCGCCGGTGCTACGCCTCCAGCAACGTTAGCCGAATTCACACTCGGGTCTGGTTCGCAGGATTTCTACGACGTTAGCCTAGTCGATGGCTACAATCTGCCGATGATCGTGGAGGGAACCGGGGGGTCCGGCACGTGCGCGTCAACCGGCTGCATTACGGACCTGAACCAACTTTGCCCGGCTGAGCTGAAGGCGGAGGCTGGCGGCGCGTGTAAAAGTGCTTGTGAAGCATTTGAGACGCCGGAGTACTGCTGCAGCGGGGAGTACAACTCGCCGGCGACTTGCAAGCCGTCAATGTACTCACAAATGTTTAAATCGGCGTGCCCTAAATCGTACAGTTACGCGTATGATGACGCCACCAGCACATTCACTTGCAACGGAGCGGACTACACCATCACATTTTGCCCTTCTTCCCCAAG TCGAAAGTCTTCAAAAGATTCGCCATCAACCATACCGGAGTCAGATACAGAGACCGAGTCAGAACCAGGGTCAGAATCAGAACCGGGAACAATACAAGGAGCAGCTTTGAGTAGTTCTTGGCTTGCAAATATGGCAATTGGAGGAGACTCATCCATTGGAACAAAACCAAGCTTGGCATTTCAATATGCTTCAACTTTGATATTCAATTTGGTTCTATGTTTGGGTCTTCTCTCATAG
- the LOC101221819 gene encoding oligopeptide transporter 7 isoform X2, producing MLLSFLNQFFYYRKEPLPVTSISAQIAVVPIGHFLASALTNKVFFEGKKWKFTLNPGPFNQKEHVLITIFANSGASTVYAIHVVSAIKIFYKKELTFFLALLVVLTTQVLGFGWAGIFRRYLVEPAAMWWPQNLVQVSLFRALHEKEERPKGKLSRNQFFVVAFTCSFGYYIFPGYLFPMLTSMSWLCWVFPTSIIAQQLGSGLRGLGIGAFGFDWSTISAYLGSPLASPWFATVNVAAGFAIVTYLGTPLAYWLDLFNAKTFPIFSDGLFTSAGQNYNISAIIDPNFRLDVDAYNREGPLRFSTFLALYYGVNFACLAATIVHVLLFHGRDIWRLSRSALQEKLMDVHTKLMRKYDQVPESWFMCILVVNISVTIFICEYYNNQLQLPWWGVLIACGLAMFFTLPVGVITALTNQAPSLNVITEFIIGYLYPGYPVANMCFKVYGYISMKQAITFLQDFKLGHYMKIPPREMFIAQVVGTVVSAVTHLGTAWWLMATIPNICDRAKLPAGSPWTCPGDHVFYDASVIWGLVGPRRIFGDQGQYGSLNWFFLAGAVSPLLVWLAHKAFPDKNWIKLITMPVLLGAVVNMPPATAVNYTSWIVIGFASGFVAYRHYRGWWSRHNYLLSGALDAGLAFMGVLLYLCLGMQHISLQWWGGDSDACPLASCPTAPGVIVKDCPVHY from the exons ATGCTTCTGTCCTTCCTCAATCAATTCTTCTACTATCGGAAAGAGCCTCTTCCAGTTACCTCAATTTCCGCCCAAATAGCGGTGGTTCCCATTGGCCATTTCTTGGCTTCCGCCCTAACTAACAAAGTATTCTTCGAAGGGAAGAAATGGAAGTTCACTCTCAATCCAGGACCATTCAATCAGAAAGAACATGTCCTCATCACCATCTTTGCAAACTCCGGCGCCTCTACTGTCTATGCAATTCATGTCGTCAGTGCAATCAAGATCTTCTACAAGAAGGAACTCACCTTCTTTCTAGCGTTGCTCGTCGTGCTGACCACTCAAGTGCTTGGTTTTGGCTGGGCTGGTATTTTCCGGCGATATTTGGTTGAGCCGGCCGCCATGTGGTGGCCACAAAATCTGGTTCAAGTATCCCTCTTCAG GGCATTGCacgaaaaagaagagagaccAAAAGGGAAATTAAGCAGAAACCAATTCTTTGTCGTTGCCTTCACTTGCAGCTTTGGTTATTACATTTTCCCTGGCTATCTCTTTCCCATGTTGACATCAATGTCCTGGCTCTGTTGGGTGTTCCCCACATCCATAATCGCCCAACAGCTTGGCTCAGGGCTGCGTGGCTTAGGCATCGGTGCCTTTGGTTTCGATTGGTCCACCATATCAGCTTATCTTGGGAGCCCTCTTGCCAGTCCATGGTTTGCCACTGTTAACGTTGCTGCTGGTTTTGCCATTGTCACTTACCTTGGGACCCCGTTAGCATATTGGCTTGATCTCTTTAATGCTAAGACATTCCCCATTTTTTCTGATGGATTATTTACCTCCGCTGGCCAAAACTACAATATCTCTGCTATAATTGACCCCAACTTCCGTCTTGATGTGGATGCTTATAACCGCGAAGGTCCACTCCGCTTTAGTACCTTCCTTGCTCTCTACTATGGTGTCAACTTTGCCTGTCTTGCTGCCACTATTGTTCACGTCTTACTCTTCCATGGGAG AGACATATGGAGATTAAGCAGGTCAGCTTTGCAAGAGAAGCTGATGGATGTACATACAAAGTTGATGAGAAAGTATGATCAAGTTCCTGAATCGTGGTTCATGTGCATTCTTGTAGTTAACATTTCAGTCACAATTTTCATATGCGAGTACTATAACAACCAGCTCCAATTGCCATGGTGGGGCGTTCTGATTGCTTGTGGTCTTGCGATGTTTTTCACTCTCCCGGTTGGAGTTATCACTGCTTTGACAAATCAG GCACCGTCATTAAACGTAATCACTGAATTCATTATCGGTTACTTGTATCCTGGCTACCCTGTTGCTAATATGTGCTTTAAAGTTTATGGATACATAAGTATGAAGCAGGCAATCACATTTTTGCAAGATTTCAAACTCGGGCATTACATGAAAATTCCTCCGAGAGAAATGTTCATTGCACAG GTCGTTGGAACAGTGGTATCGGCAGTGACGCACTTGGGAACAGCCTGGTGGCTTATGGCAACAATCCCCAACATATGCGACCGAGCCAAGCTTCCAGCAGGCAGTCCATGGACATGTCCCGGTGACCATGTATTCTACGACGCCTCAGTCATTTGGGGCCTTGTTGGTCCTCGTCGAATCTTCGGGGATCAAGGCCAATATGGATCATTAAACTGGTTTTTCTTAGCTGGAGCAGTGTCTCCTCTCTTGGTTTGGCTAGCACACAAGGCCTTCCCAGACAAGAATTGGATCAAGCTGATCACCATGCCGGTGCTCCTCGGTGCAGTGGTGAATATGCCACCAGCCACTGCAGTAAACTACACGAGCTGGATTGTAATAGGATTTGCTTCAGGCTTTGTTGCTTACCGGCATTACCGTGGGTGGTGGAGCCGCCATAACTATTTGCTATCAGGAGCTCTGGATGCTGGATTGGCATTCATGGGTGTGCTTCTGTACCTTTGTTTGGGAATGCAACATATATCTCTTCAATGGTGGGGTGGAGATTCAGATGCTTGTCCGTTGGCTTCCTGCCCTACGGCACCAGGAGTCATTGTTAAAGATTGTCCTGTCCATTATTAG
- the LOC101222055 gene encoding calmodulin-lysine N-methyltransferase, with protein sequence MQKMDTNKPILKASSLRWKILRQALIPRSSSRSEDQSEIDTEHISRRTKNGFNLIPSSIADDIEDEGAGGFAVSHCYDHRRDRRVCYTLPIDGASKLFLKQRMDDVADLDDFKICNKYEIDNTGLVCHWPSEDVLAYFCLLHSDLFRCKRVIELGSGYGLAGLVVAASTEASEVVITDGNPQVVEYIQHNIAMNSKAFGGTRVDSLTLHWNQENVSNISDSFDLIIASDCTFFKEYHRGLARTVMSLLKKAESSEAIFFSPKRGDSLMKFLEEIKANGLHFSVTEKYDAEVWKLHEKFSNGDDSWPGYEKDHCYPLLVRITL encoded by the exons ATGCAAAAAATGGATACCAATAAACCAATCCTCAAGGCTTCTTCTCTGAGATGGAAAATTCTCCGGCAAGCGCTTATTCCTCGTTCTTCCTCCCGCAGTG AGGATCAGTCTGAAATCGACACTGAGCATATTTCTAGAAGGACGAAAAACGGCTTCAATTTGATTCCCTCATCTATAGCGGACGACATTGAAGACGAAGGCGCGGGTGGTTTTGCTGTATCTCATTGCTACGATCACCGTCGGGATCGACGCGTGTGCTACACCTTGCCTATTGATGGAGCCTCCAAACTTTTCCTCAA GCAAAGAATGGACGATGTTGCCGACCTTGATGACTTCAAGATCTGTAATAAGTATGAAATTGACAACACCGGACTTGTTT GTCATTGGCCATCAGAAGATGTTCTTGCTTACTTCTGTTTGTTGCATTCGGACCTATTTAG ATGTAAGAGAGTTATTGAACTTGGATCTGGCTATGGCTTGGCTGGATTAGTTGTTGCTGCAAGTACAGAAGCATCAGAAGTGGTTATCACAGACGGAAATCCTCAAGTAGTTGAAT ATATTCAGCATAATATAGCAATGAACTCTAAAGCATTTGGTGGCACCAGAGTGGATTCTTTGACGTTGCATTGGAATCAGGAAAACGTCTCAAATATATCCGACAGTTTTGATCTCATTATCGCCAGTGACTG cactttttttaaagaataccATAGAGGTCTTGCTCGAACGGTCATGTCCTTGTTGAAGAAAGCGGAGTCATCAGAAGCTATATTTTTCAGCCCCAAAAGAGGTGACTCACTCATGAAGTTTCTAGAGGAAATCAAAGCCAATGGCCTGCATTTCAGTGTGACAGAGAAGTATGATGCTGAAGTTTGGAAACTACACGAGAAATTCTCTAATGGTGATGACTCCTGGCCTGGATATGAAAAAGATCATTGCTATCCACTATTGGTCAGAATTACTCTCTGA
- the LOC101222772 gene encoding cysteine-rich receptor-like protein kinase 26, with amino-acid sequence MALCRGPVPPANCTICVKNAAHVISQTCPNQMEAAGWYHDCQILYSNKTIQGVGDTSARILYFNTGKASDPIEFNQAVGELLNGLRQKLTETGTPTLKSEYGVKKVPNSNIDIYGLLDCFHDLSSLDCDKCLIRLQSILPSCCNASLGARFMAGSCQLNYEIVPIYAAILPSPIAPSPDNAWKNWKAGIPVNVIDPKLKDGSTFEMMRCIHIGLLCVQENAVDRPTMASVVLMLNSSSFTLSVPSEPAFFMHSNIEEANNVVKPNDGHMKSTSLEPSVNEVSITVLRPR; translated from the exons ATGGCGCTCTGCCGGGGCCCTGTTCCACCGGCAAATTGTACAATTTGTGTGAAAAACGCAGCCCATGTGATTTCTCAAACATGTCCTAACCAAATGGAAGCAGCAGGGTGGTACCATGATTGTCAAATTCTTTACTCAAACAAAACTATTCAAGGCGTAGGAGATACTTCTGCCAGGATACTTTATTTCAACACTGGAAAAGCCTCAGACCCGATTGAGTTTAATCAGGCAGTTGGGGAGTTGTTGAATGGTTTGAGACAAAAGCTAACTGAAACAGGGACTCCAACTCTCAAGTCTGAATATGGAGTAAAAAAGGTCCCAAACAGTAACATAGACATATATGGGCTGCTTGATTGTTTTCATGATTTGAGTTCGTTGGATTGTGATAAATGCCTCATCCGGCTTCAATCTATTCTTCCTTCTTGTTGTAATGCAAGTTTAGGGGCTAGATTCATGGCAGGTAGTTGCCAACTCAACTATGAGATTGTTCCTATTTATGCCGCCATACTTCCATCTCCCATCGCACCGTCGCCTGATAAT gcaTGGAAAAACTGGAAGGCAGGAATACCGGTAAACGTGATAGatccaaaactaaaagatGGTTCTACTTTTGAAATGATGAGATGCATTCATATCGGACTATTATGTGTTCAAGAAAATGCTGTAGATCGACCGACAATGGCTTCTGTGGTTTTGATGCTTAATAGTTCCTCTTTCACTCTTTCTGTGCCCTCGGAACCGGCGTTCTTTATGCACAGTAATATTGAAGAAGCTAACAATGTGGTAAAACCCAATGATGGTCACATGAAAAGCACATCTCTTGAGCCATCAGTCAATGAAGTTTCAATTACTGTGCTTCGTCCTCGCTAG